ACACAATGCGGAGCGCCTCACTCCGCGGATTTGACGCATGCCGCAACAATTGTTCCATTATGTAGACTGCGTCTGAATAACGCCCTTCTCCCACTGCGCGTTGCAGTTCGAAAATATTGTAGCTCCGCGTCTGACCACTGACGGTAACAATGTCATCCAGCGTTAACGTCTTTCGCGTTCCTGCATAGGCAAACAGCTTGCGCAGCTCCTGCACCCCGGTTTGCAGGTCGGTCCCTACATACTCAGCCAACCGTTGCAACGCCTCCGGCTCAAGCTGATAACCCTCACGCGCAGCATAGCGAGCGAGCCAGCCAGGCACCTGAGCCGGACGCAACGGCCGCAGCTCGGCCCAGACGGCATGCTGGCGCAGTGCCCGGTAGGGCTGGGCGTTCAAGTTGGGGCGGCCCGAACAGATTAGTAAAACAACGGCCTGCGGATTGGGCCGCGCTGCATAGTCGGCAAACAACCGATTTTCGCGCAGACTGTCGAAGTTGCGAACGACTATCACCCGACGCGGGGCCATAACCGGCAGACTCTGACACAACGCCAGCACAGCGCGCGCCTCCGCTTCGTCGCCGTACACCACATCCAGGTTGAACGCCCGAAGTTCTGGCGGCAACGCCCGCTCAACCAGGAGCTGCTGGAGCGTGTCCATTAAAAACGTCTCCTCGCCGTAAAGAAAGTAAAGCGGCGCGAAGTTGCCGTGCTGAAAAGCCACCTCCAGTTGCTCAAACGACTGTCCACCCGGCTGCTGTCCCATCACCCTATGGGGATCCCCACGTGTGCTTCATTACATTGACCGTGCATTCACACTTTTAAGTAAGGTAGAAAAACAACCCCCTGACTACAAGGGGCTCTCGAAATTGCAGCGTTGTTGCATTCACGCAACAGGACGGGGCTTACCCGGCAGATAGGCCGCATGTAACCGATACGCCAGTGCCCGCAGCAGCTCCGTGTCGTGCTGTATGATAAAATAAGCGTACTGATAGAGATCCCAGGTTTCCTCCTCACACGACGCCGTACGATCCCATGCTTCGGACGGTGCTTGCTGCAACAGGGCAACCAGCTCCCGACGCACCTGCTGTAGTCGCTTCAGAATTGCAGGCAATGGATAGGTGTTCCAGTTCTCAACTGTTCGCAGCGCGTCATCGTCTGGCAGCTCCAGCTCCCTGGCCTGTCCGGTCAGGAAAGCCTGCACGGCGGGCAGAAATACGCGTTCGTCAGCCGCTACGAGCATGCCATACGTCTCCCGCACTGAAGGCTCTTCCGGCAGCGGACGCGCCGTCTGCAAAGGCTCCGGTACTATATCAATAACCTGCTGCAACGCCTCGACTTCTCGCAGCAGGTGTGCCAGTTGCTCGATCAACGCAGCCCGCAGGGCTGCTGCATCTTGCGACTGCCTGCCAGCCATCTTATTCCGCTGCCCGCACGCCCCCCCACGACCGCTCGGCTGCCACAGGCGCCTCTGGCCGCAGATGGGTGCGCTCCAGTGCTTCCATCCCTTCTTCTTCCAGCAGCCACTTCAAGAACGGCCGATCCTTCAAGCTATGCAGGTTGTTCTCTTTCCGAAACTCCCAGTGCTGTCCAT
The nucleotide sequence above comes from Rhodothermus profundi. Encoded proteins:
- the holA gene encoding DNA polymerase III subunit delta, encoding MGQQPGGQSFEQLEVAFQHGNFAPLYFLYGEETFLMDTLQQLLVERALPPELRAFNLDVVYGDEAEARAVLALCQSLPVMAPRRVIVVRNFDSLRENRLFADYAARPNPQAVVLLICSGRPNLNAQPYRALRQHAVWAELRPLRPAQVPGWLARYAAREGYQLEPEALQRLAEYVGTDLQTGVQELRKLFAYAGTRKTLTLDDIVTVSGQTRSYNIFELQRAVGEGRYSDAVYIMEQLLRHASNPRSEALRIVSFLTTFFTKLWKLTLCQGQRLSNQALAGRIGVPVYFLQEYLQSSRRYGREAIRRVLAALLAADVALKRGSNLDPRLVLHLLLRQVQAACRAPLQQAA
- a CDS encoding DinB family protein, with the protein product MAGRQSQDAAALRAALIEQLAHLLREVEALQQVIDIVPEPLQTARPLPEEPSVRETYGMLVAADERVFLPAVQAFLTGQARELELPDDDALRTVENWNTYPLPAILKRLQQVRRELVALLQQAPSEAWDRTASCEEETWDLYQYAYFIIQHDTELLRALAYRLHAAYLPGKPRPVA